One part of the Phoenix dactylifera cultivar Barhee BC4 chromosome 4, palm_55x_up_171113_PBpolish2nd_filt_p, whole genome shotgun sequence genome encodes these proteins:
- the LOC103706865 gene encoding probable serine/threonine-protein kinase PBL7 isoform X2: protein MDGDETRKERVALVVIVVFAVLALASVLAALSYYCYIRAKVSKHRKGRKKGNEEKRAIGGAGGGEVEVVVGERGVQVFSFKQLHAATSGFGKGNVVGHGSFGSVYRGVLPDGRKIAVKLMDLAGKQGEEEFKMEVDLLTRLRSPYLLALIGYCSDGGHRLLVYEYMANGGLQEHLYPASGSCGGISKLDWETRMKIALEAAKGLEYLHEHVSPPVIHRDFKSSNILLDKNFHAKVSDFGLAKLGSDKAGGHVSTRVLGTQGYVAPEYALTGHLTTKSDVYSYGVVLLELLTGRVPVDMSKPPGEGVLVSWALPRLTDRDKVVQIIDPAMEGQCSMKDVIQVAAIAAMCVQPEADYRPLMADVVQSLVPLVKHKSTAKVGSCSNFQSPRSPVAPECGKIATAS from the exons ATGGACGGCGACGAGACGAGGAAGGAGCGCGTGGCCTTGGTGGTGATCGTCGTCTTCGCCGTCCTCGCCCTGGCCTCCGTCCTCGCCGCCTTGAGCTACTACTGCTACATCCGCGCCAAGGTCTCCAAGCATCGCAAGGGCCGCAAGA AAGGGAATGAGGAGAAGAGGGCGATCGGCGGCGCCGGCGGCGGAGAGGTAGAGGTGGTGGTGGGGGAGAGAGGGGTGCAGGTGTTCAGCTTCAAGCAGCTCCACGCGGCGACGAGCGGGTTCGGGAAGGGGAATGTGGTTGGCCACGGGAGTTTCGGGTCGGTGTACAGGGGAGTCCTTCCCGACGGGAGAAAGATCGCCGTGAAGTTGATGGATCTGGCGGGGAAGCAGGGGGAGGAGGAGTTCAAAATGGAG GTGGACTTGCTTACACGGCTTCGGTCGCCGTATCTGCTGGCATTGATCGGGTATTGTTCTGATGGCGGCCACCGGCTGTTGGTATACGAGTACATGGCAAATGGCGGACTGCAGGAACATCTGTATCCTGCCAGCG GTTCTTGTGGTGGTATTTCAAAGTTAGACTGGGAAACAAGAATGAAAATAGCTCTTGAAGCTGCAAAAGGCTTGGAGTACCTGCATGAGCATGTCTCTCCACCTGTAATTCACAGGGATTTTAAGAGTAGCAACATCCTCTTGGACAAAAACTTTCATGCCAAAGTTTCAGATTTTGGCTTGGCCAAACTTGGATCTGACAAAGCTGGAGGCCATGTTTCCACACGAGTTTTAGGCACCCAAGGATATGTTGCCCCAGA GTATGCTTTAACTGGGCATTTGACAACGAAATCAGATGTGTATAGCTATGGGGTTGTGCTTCTGGAGCTGCTTACAGGCCGGGTTCCAGTTGACATGAGCAAGCCTCCTGGGGAAGGTGTTCTTGTGTCTTGG GCTCTGCCTCGCCTGACCGACAGAGACAAGGTTGTTCAGATTATAGATCCAGCAATGGAAGGACAGTGCTCTATGAAGGATGTTATTCAGGTTGCTGCCATTGCTGCCATGTGTGTGCAACCGGAGGCTGATTACCGGCCCCTGATGGCAGATGTTGTCCAGTCGCTGGTCCCTCTCGTCAAGCACAAGTCCACTGCAAAAGTAGGCAGCTGCTCCAATTTTCAATCCCCTCGGTCTCCAGTGGCGCCGGAATGCGGTAAAATCGCTACTGCATCCTGA
- the LOC103706865 gene encoding probable serine/threonine-protein kinase PBL7 isoform X1: protein MDGDETRKERVALVVIVVFAVLALASVLAALSYYCYIRAKVSKHRKGRKKEGNEEKRAIGGAGGGEVEVVVGERGVQVFSFKQLHAATSGFGKGNVVGHGSFGSVYRGVLPDGRKIAVKLMDLAGKQGEEEFKMEVDLLTRLRSPYLLALIGYCSDGGHRLLVYEYMANGGLQEHLYPASGSCGGISKLDWETRMKIALEAAKGLEYLHEHVSPPVIHRDFKSSNILLDKNFHAKVSDFGLAKLGSDKAGGHVSTRVLGTQGYVAPEYALTGHLTTKSDVYSYGVVLLELLTGRVPVDMSKPPGEGVLVSWALPRLTDRDKVVQIIDPAMEGQCSMKDVIQVAAIAAMCVQPEADYRPLMADVVQSLVPLVKHKSTAKVGSCSNFQSPRSPVAPECGKIATAS, encoded by the exons ATGGACGGCGACGAGACGAGGAAGGAGCGCGTGGCCTTGGTGGTGATCGTCGTCTTCGCCGTCCTCGCCCTGGCCTCCGTCCTCGCCGCCTTGAGCTACTACTGCTACATCCGCGCCAAGGTCTCCAAGCATCGCAAGGGCCGCAAGA AAGAAGGGAATGAGGAGAAGAGGGCGATCGGCGGCGCCGGCGGCGGAGAGGTAGAGGTGGTGGTGGGGGAGAGAGGGGTGCAGGTGTTCAGCTTCAAGCAGCTCCACGCGGCGACGAGCGGGTTCGGGAAGGGGAATGTGGTTGGCCACGGGAGTTTCGGGTCGGTGTACAGGGGAGTCCTTCCCGACGGGAGAAAGATCGCCGTGAAGTTGATGGATCTGGCGGGGAAGCAGGGGGAGGAGGAGTTCAAAATGGAG GTGGACTTGCTTACACGGCTTCGGTCGCCGTATCTGCTGGCATTGATCGGGTATTGTTCTGATGGCGGCCACCGGCTGTTGGTATACGAGTACATGGCAAATGGCGGACTGCAGGAACATCTGTATCCTGCCAGCG GTTCTTGTGGTGGTATTTCAAAGTTAGACTGGGAAACAAGAATGAAAATAGCTCTTGAAGCTGCAAAAGGCTTGGAGTACCTGCATGAGCATGTCTCTCCACCTGTAATTCACAGGGATTTTAAGAGTAGCAACATCCTCTTGGACAAAAACTTTCATGCCAAAGTTTCAGATTTTGGCTTGGCCAAACTTGGATCTGACAAAGCTGGAGGCCATGTTTCCACACGAGTTTTAGGCACCCAAGGATATGTTGCCCCAGA GTATGCTTTAACTGGGCATTTGACAACGAAATCAGATGTGTATAGCTATGGGGTTGTGCTTCTGGAGCTGCTTACAGGCCGGGTTCCAGTTGACATGAGCAAGCCTCCTGGGGAAGGTGTTCTTGTGTCTTGG GCTCTGCCTCGCCTGACCGACAGAGACAAGGTTGTTCAGATTATAGATCCAGCAATGGAAGGACAGTGCTCTATGAAGGATGTTATTCAGGTTGCTGCCATTGCTGCCATGTGTGTGCAACCGGAGGCTGATTACCGGCCCCTGATGGCAGATGTTGTCCAGTCGCTGGTCCCTCTCGTCAAGCACAAGTCCACTGCAAAAGTAGGCAGCTGCTCCAATTTTCAATCCCCTCGGTCTCCAGTGGCGCCGGAATGCGGTAAAATCGCTACTGCATCCTGA